A window of Corallococcus macrosporus DSM 14697 contains these coding sequences:
- a CDS encoding efflux RND transporter permease subunit: MLKTFITRPVFTAMLMLALVVFGINAYPRIGVDQFPDVEFPVVTVTTVLPGADPESMEKNVSDPLEEALNTLNGVEQLRSINLESVSQVVVRFTLDTEVDVASQDVRDRVQATLSKLPAEIETPVVEKFDIGAAPIMTLSLSGALPIEEMTRVAEDVVKPALQRQPGVGSIDVVGGREREIQIVVDPERLRGFGLAVSDVSQAVRAQNLDVPGGRTMDGGRERVVRLTSEAKSVDELRNIIIASPNGAPVRVRDVADVVDGPEEARSSAKSGDRSAVALVVRKQSGSNTVQVAEAIKESLGEVNSLLPEGVRTEMVTDNSRFIRSSIAAVQFDLVLGGFLAVLIVLVFLRNLNSTLVAAIALPVSVVGTFAVMAALNFTFNVVTMLALTLSIGLLIDDAIVVIENIVRHLEEGKTPMQAALEGAGQIALAVFAVTLAIVAVFIPVAFMDGMMGMFFYQFGVTVAVAVLISYAVSMTLTPMLSSRMLSHHGSPKGLSAAVEKVLVATETGYRNILASILRHRAITLVVAVGVLFLTFFMAGFLKFTFIPEQDNGNIKLAVELPIGSTLQETQAELDALDAQVRALPGIDSTFATAGGGVQEEVHKGELLINLVPLKERGFNQGELKTYLRGAIKPRSGVVVTVQDVAAVGGGGARTQQIQFNLRGDDWDEVVKSADKVIAEMRKNPGLVDVDMTFRSGKPQYDVKVDRERAAALGVPAASLGTTLRAFLGKDKFGDYREGGETYEIKLALPTRTLASADALGKLTVRSTTGQLVELRNFASVTPADGPVQIDRESQKRQITLLANLASGYALSDGMNFLNEYAAKELPKTVIYDFEGNAKEMGKSVAAFGSALLLGIVLIYMILAAQFESFIHPFTIMMSLPFALIGAIGGLLITGQAMSMFALIGVIMLMGLVVKNGILLVDFTLQLREEGKTATEALLQAAPVRLRPILMTTIAMIAGMIPVAVAKGDGAETRAPMAITIIGGLVTSTFLTLGVVPVVYSLMDQLIEKFKKRKGPGEASGTPHSVGPKHDADAPSVAAAARVETA, encoded by the coding sequence ATGCTCAAGACATTCATCACCCGCCCTGTCTTCACCGCGATGCTGATGCTCGCGTTGGTCGTTTTTGGCATCAACGCCTACCCACGCATCGGCGTGGACCAGTTCCCCGACGTGGAGTTCCCCGTCGTCACCGTCACCACGGTGCTGCCCGGCGCGGACCCGGAGTCGATGGAGAAGAACGTCAGCGACCCGCTGGAGGAGGCGCTCAACACCCTCAACGGCGTGGAGCAGCTGCGCTCCATCAACCTGGAGAGCGTGTCCCAGGTCGTCGTCCGCTTCACCCTGGACACCGAGGTGGACGTGGCGTCCCAGGACGTGCGCGACCGCGTCCAGGCCACGCTGAGCAAGCTGCCGGCGGAGATTGAGACGCCGGTGGTGGAGAAGTTCGACATCGGCGCGGCGCCCATCATGACGCTGTCGCTGTCCGGCGCGCTCCCCATCGAGGAGATGACGCGCGTGGCCGAGGACGTCGTGAAGCCCGCGCTCCAGCGGCAGCCGGGCGTGGGCAGCATCGACGTCGTCGGCGGCCGCGAGCGTGAAATCCAGATCGTCGTGGACCCGGAGCGGCTGCGGGGCTTTGGCCTCGCCGTCAGCGACGTGAGCCAGGCCGTGCGGGCGCAGAACCTGGACGTCCCGGGCGGCCGCACCATGGACGGCGGCCGTGAGCGCGTGGTGCGCCTCACGTCCGAGGCCAAGAGCGTGGACGAGCTGCGCAACATCATCATCGCCAGCCCCAACGGCGCGCCGGTGCGCGTGCGTGACGTGGCGGACGTGGTGGACGGCCCGGAGGAGGCGCGCTCCAGCGCCAAGAGCGGGGACCGCAGCGCCGTGGCGCTGGTGGTGCGCAAGCAGTCAGGCTCCAACACGGTGCAGGTGGCCGAGGCCATCAAGGAGTCCCTGGGCGAGGTCAACAGCCTGCTGCCCGAGGGCGTGCGCACGGAGATGGTGACGGACAACTCGCGGTTCATCCGCTCGTCCATCGCCGCGGTGCAGTTCGACCTGGTGCTCGGCGGCTTCCTGGCCGTGCTCATCGTGCTGGTGTTCCTGCGCAACCTGAACTCCACGCTGGTGGCCGCCATCGCGCTGCCGGTGTCCGTCGTGGGCACCTTCGCCGTCATGGCGGCCCTGAACTTCACGTTCAACGTCGTGACGATGCTGGCGCTGACGCTGTCCATCGGCCTGCTCATCGACGACGCCATCGTGGTCATCGAGAACATCGTCCGTCACCTGGAAGAGGGGAAGACGCCCATGCAGGCGGCGCTCGAGGGCGCCGGGCAGATCGCGCTCGCGGTGTTCGCCGTGACGCTCGCCATCGTCGCCGTGTTCATCCCCGTGGCCTTCATGGACGGCATGATGGGCATGTTCTTCTACCAGTTCGGCGTGACAGTGGCCGTGGCGGTGCTCATCTCCTACGCCGTGTCCATGACGCTCACGCCCATGCTGTCGTCGCGCATGCTGAGCCACCACGGCAGCCCCAAGGGCCTCTCCGCGGCGGTGGAGAAGGTCCTGGTCGCCACGGAGACGGGCTACCGCAACATCCTGGCCAGCATCCTGCGGCACCGGGCCATCACCCTGGTGGTCGCCGTGGGCGTGCTCTTCCTCACCTTCTTCATGGCCGGCTTCCTGAAGTTCACGTTCATCCCGGAGCAGGACAACGGCAACATCAAGCTGGCGGTGGAGCTGCCCATCGGCTCGACGCTGCAGGAGACCCAGGCGGAGCTGGACGCGCTGGACGCGCAGGTCCGCGCCCTGCCCGGCATCGACTCCACCTTCGCCACCGCCGGCGGCGGCGTGCAGGAGGAGGTGCACAAGGGCGAGCTGCTCATCAACCTGGTGCCGCTGAAGGAGCGCGGCTTCAACCAGGGCGAGCTGAAGACGTACCTGCGCGGCGCCATCAAGCCCCGCAGCGGCGTCGTCGTCACGGTGCAGGATGTGGCGGCCGTCGGCGGTGGCGGTGCCCGCACCCAGCAGATCCAGTTCAACCTGCGCGGTGACGACTGGGACGAGGTCGTGAAGTCCGCCGACAAGGTGATTGCCGAGATGCGCAAGAACCCGGGCCTGGTGGACGTGGACATGACGTTCCGCTCCGGCAAGCCGCAGTACGACGTCAAGGTGGACCGCGAGCGCGCGGCCGCCCTGGGCGTGCCGGCGGCCTCGCTGGGCACCACGCTCCGCGCCTTCCTGGGCAAGGACAAGTTCGGCGACTACCGCGAGGGCGGCGAGACGTACGAAATCAAGCTGGCGCTGCCGACCCGGACGCTGGCCTCCGCCGACGCGCTGGGCAAGCTGACCGTGCGCAGCACCACGGGCCAGCTGGTGGAGCTGCGGAACTTCGCGTCCGTGACCCCGGCCGACGGCCCGGTGCAGATCGACCGCGAGTCGCAGAAGCGGCAGATCACCCTGCTGGCCAACCTGGCCTCGGGCTACGCGCTGAGCGACGGCATGAACTTCCTCAACGAGTACGCGGCGAAGGAGCTGCCCAAGACGGTCATCTACGACTTCGAGGGTAACGCGAAGGAGATGGGCAAGTCGGTGGCGGCCTTCGGCTCGGCCCTGCTGCTGGGCATCGTCCTCATCTACATGATCCTGGCGGCGCAGTTCGAGAGCTTCATCCACCCCTTCACCATCATGATGTCGCTGCCCTTCGCCCTCATCGGCGCCATTGGCGGCCTGCTCATCACCGGCCAGGCCATGTCCATGTTCGCCCTCATCGGCGTCATCATGCTCATGGGGCTGGTGGTGAAGAACGGCATCCTCCTGGTGGACTTCACGCTGCAACTGCGTGAGGAAGGCAAGACGGCGACCGAGGCCCTGCTCCAGGCGGCGCCTGTCCGTCTGCGCCCCATCCTCATGACGACCATCGCGATGATCGCCGGCATGATTCCGGTGGCGGTCGCCAAGGGTGACGGCGCGGAGACGCGCGCGCCCATGGCCATCACCATCATCGGCGGCCTGGTGACGTCCACGTTCCTCACCCTGGGCGTGGTGCCGGTGGTGTACTCGCTGATGGACCAGCTCATCGAGAAGTTCAAGAAGCGCAAGGGTCCGGGCGAGGCCTCGGGCACGCCGCACTCGGTGGGTCCGAAGCACGACGCTGACGCGCCTTCCGTGGCCGCCGCGGCCCGGGTGGAGACGGCTTGA
- a CDS encoding efflux RND transporter periplasmic adaptor subunit codes for MAAVVTTGCGKAGNKPALPEQTGPAALGVRAIAPSTELSADVTRVTGQIRSKNEAVLGPQATGTISKMNVRVGDKVKKGQVLAVLDASNVYINVEQARAVKQAADAGLELATSTLERTRKVAESGGVAAAGLDQAVIAQKQAAAQAAQAAASLKLAEEMLRDHSITAPFDGVITARTKNVGDSVAMTPSTPVFSIVDTTGLEVRAQVPESVVDKVQVGSKTQGTLSPSGARFDVQVAVVGAVVDATNRTVEVLADVVGEPSTALRPGALVELDFSTAGEADDKGLFLPTQAVSARGQEGFVWVVQDGTVRKRDVRVERVLPGYVRILQGLGADERVLADSSLDVKEGTAVRVVQ; via the coding sequence ATGGCAGCGGTGGTGACGACGGGCTGTGGCAAGGCCGGCAACAAGCCGGCCCTTCCCGAGCAGACGGGCCCCGCGGCCCTGGGCGTGCGCGCCATCGCTCCGTCCACGGAGCTGAGCGCCGACGTCACGCGCGTGACGGGGCAGATCCGCTCGAAGAACGAGGCGGTCCTCGGCCCCCAGGCCACCGGCACCATCTCCAAGATGAACGTGCGGGTGGGTGACAAGGTGAAGAAGGGCCAGGTGCTGGCGGTGCTGGACGCCTCCAACGTCTACATCAACGTGGAGCAGGCGCGGGCCGTGAAGCAGGCGGCGGACGCCGGGCTGGAGCTGGCCACCAGCACCCTGGAGCGCACCCGCAAGGTGGCGGAGTCCGGTGGCGTGGCCGCCGCCGGGTTGGACCAGGCGGTGATTGCCCAGAAGCAGGCCGCCGCCCAGGCCGCCCAGGCCGCCGCGTCGCTGAAGCTGGCGGAGGAGATGCTGCGCGACCACTCCATCACCGCGCCCTTCGACGGCGTCATCACCGCCCGGACGAAGAACGTCGGTGACTCGGTGGCCATGACGCCCTCCACCCCGGTCTTCAGCATCGTCGACACGACGGGGCTGGAGGTCCGCGCGCAGGTCCCCGAGTCCGTGGTGGACAAGGTCCAGGTGGGCAGCAAGACGCAGGGCACGCTGAGCCCCAGCGGCGCGCGCTTCGACGTGCAGGTCGCCGTCGTGGGCGCGGTCGTGGACGCCACCAACCGCACGGTGGAGGTCCTGGCGGACGTGGTGGGCGAGCCCTCCACGGCGCTGCGCCCCGGCGCCCTGGTGGAGCTGGACTTCTCCACCGCGGGCGAGGCCGACGACAAGGGCCTCTTCCTCCCCACCCAGGCCGTCAGCGCCCGGGGGCAGGAGGGCTTCGTGTGGGTGGTGCAGGACGGCACGGTGCGCAAGCGGGATGTGCGCGTCGAGCGGGTGCTGCCTGGCTATGTCCGCATCCTCCAGGGACTGGGCGCCGACGAGCGCGTGCTCGCCGACTCCTCTCTGGACGTGAAGGAGGGCACGGCCGTCCGCGTGGTGCAGTGA
- a CDS encoding acyl-CoA dehydrogenase family protein codes for MPHPFTEEHEAFRNTVRSFVEKEMTPHSLEWDRAGIFPKELFKQAGELGFLGINHDPKYGGSGLDYWYVTVFAEELSRSLNAGVNMALLVQSQMATPIINEIGTDEQKREFLEPALKGEKIAALGVSEPGCGSDVASIKTTARRDGDDYVINGSKMWITNGTRADFITLAVRTGEAGYGGISLVTFPTDVKGFGVSKKLDKVGNLSSDTAVLYFEDCRIPARYVLGEENEGFYHIMTNFQGERLVGAITTVAGMERMVEDSIQYGNEREAFGRPLMKFQVWRHKFVEHLTAIEAARRLTYHAVDLFDRKENPVKEVSMAKLFAGDLAQRVAYDCQQFYGGMGYVEETAIARMWRDVRLITIGGGTSEVMKEIISKIYGF; via the coding sequence ATGCCCCACCCATTCACAGAGGAACACGAGGCCTTCCGCAACACGGTGCGCAGCTTCGTGGAGAAGGAGATGACGCCGCACAGCCTCGAGTGGGACCGGGCGGGCATCTTCCCCAAGGAGTTGTTCAAGCAGGCGGGCGAGCTGGGCTTCCTGGGCATCAACCACGACCCGAAGTACGGCGGCAGCGGGCTGGACTACTGGTACGTGACGGTGTTCGCGGAGGAGCTGAGCCGCAGCCTCAACGCGGGGGTCAACATGGCGCTGCTGGTGCAGAGCCAGATGGCCACGCCCATCATCAACGAGATTGGGACGGACGAGCAGAAGCGCGAGTTCCTGGAGCCGGCGCTCAAGGGTGAGAAGATCGCCGCGCTGGGCGTGAGCGAGCCGGGCTGCGGTTCGGACGTGGCCAGCATCAAGACGACGGCGCGCCGGGACGGGGATGACTACGTCATCAACGGCTCGAAGATGTGGATCACCAACGGCACGCGGGCGGACTTCATCACGCTGGCGGTGCGCACGGGCGAGGCCGGCTACGGCGGCATCTCCCTGGTGACCTTCCCCACGGACGTGAAGGGCTTCGGCGTCTCCAAGAAGCTGGACAAGGTGGGCAACCTGTCCTCGGACACGGCCGTCCTCTACTTCGAGGACTGCCGGATTCCGGCCCGCTACGTGCTGGGCGAGGAGAACGAGGGCTTCTACCACATCATGACCAACTTCCAGGGTGAGCGCCTGGTGGGCGCCATCACCACGGTGGCGGGCATGGAGCGGATGGTGGAGGACTCCATCCAGTACGGCAACGAGCGCGAGGCCTTTGGCCGGCCGCTGATGAAGTTCCAGGTGTGGCGCCACAAGTTCGTGGAGCACCTGACGGCCATCGAGGCGGCCAGGCGGCTGACGTACCACGCGGTGGACCTCTTCGACCGGAAGGAGAACCCGGTGAAGGAGGTCTCCATGGCGAAGCTGTTCGCCGGTGACCTGGCCCAGCGCGTGGCCTACGACTGCCAGCAGTTCTACGGCGGCATGGGCTACGTGGAGGAGACGGCCATCGCCCGCATGTGGCGCGACGTGCGCCTCATCACCATCGGCGGTGGCACCTCCGAGGTGATGAAGGAGATCATCTCGAAGATCTACGGCTTCTGA
- the dctA gene encoding C4-dicarboxylate transporter DctA, whose amino-acid sequence MRWLKNLYVQVLLAIAVGVILGWLRPDLGEAMKPLGDGFIKLVKMIIAPVIFLTIVAGIAKMGDLKHVGRIGLKALIYFEVLTTLALVVGLVVVNTLKPGVGMNIDPAQIDTSGITQYRASASQQGTLPFLLDIIPHDFLSAFTEGKLLQVLLVAVLTGVALTRLGPMGQRVLDLSDDLAQVFFGIVGMIMKLAPLGAFGAMAFTVGKFGVESLSSLGRLLIAVYVTCALFVFVVLGLVARLSGFSLWKLLRYMRSELLLVLGTSSSESALPRLLKRLETLGCDRGAVGLVLPTGYSFNLDGTCIYLTMAAIFIAQAVNIDLTLGEELTLLGVLLLTSKGAAGVTGSGFITLMATLAALNGKVPVEGVALLLGVDRFMSEARAITNVIGNAVATLVVSRWEGVRDDAVMHAELASGPKPLEGLNLGHGT is encoded by the coding sequence ATGCGGTGGTTGAAGAATCTCTACGTCCAGGTGCTGCTGGCCATCGCCGTGGGCGTCATCCTGGGCTGGCTGCGCCCGGACCTGGGCGAGGCCATGAAGCCGCTGGGCGACGGCTTCATCAAGCTGGTGAAGATGATCATCGCGCCGGTCATCTTCCTCACCATCGTCGCGGGCATCGCGAAGATGGGCGACCTCAAGCACGTGGGCCGCATCGGCCTCAAGGCACTCATCTACTTCGAGGTGCTGACGACGCTGGCGCTCGTCGTGGGGCTGGTGGTGGTGAACACCCTGAAGCCCGGCGTGGGGATGAACATCGACCCGGCGCAGATCGACACCTCCGGCATCACCCAGTATCGCGCGTCCGCCTCCCAGCAGGGCACCCTCCCCTTCCTGCTGGACATCATCCCGCATGACTTCCTGTCGGCCTTCACGGAAGGGAAGCTGCTCCAGGTGCTGCTCGTCGCGGTGCTGACGGGCGTGGCGCTCACGCGCCTGGGGCCCATGGGACAGCGCGTGCTGGATTTGTCCGACGACCTGGCCCAGGTCTTCTTCGGCATCGTCGGGATGATCATGAAGCTGGCGCCGCTGGGCGCCTTCGGCGCCATGGCCTTCACCGTGGGCAAGTTCGGCGTCGAGTCCCTCAGCTCGCTGGGGCGGCTGCTCATCGCCGTCTACGTCACCTGCGCCCTCTTCGTCTTCGTCGTCCTGGGCCTGGTGGCGCGGCTGTCCGGCTTCTCGCTGTGGAAGCTCCTGCGCTACATGCGCAGCGAGCTGCTGCTGGTGCTGGGGACGTCATCGTCCGAGTCCGCCCTGCCCCGCCTGCTCAAGCGGCTGGAGACGCTGGGCTGTGACAGGGGCGCCGTGGGCCTGGTGCTGCCCACGGGGTACTCGTTCAACCTGGACGGGACGTGCATCTACCTGACGATGGCGGCCATCTTCATCGCCCAGGCGGTGAACATCGACCTGACGCTGGGCGAGGAGCTCACCCTGCTGGGCGTGCTGCTGCTGACGTCCAAGGGCGCGGCGGGCGTGACGGGCTCCGGCTTCATCACGCTGATGGCCACGCTGGCGGCGCTCAACGGCAAGGTGCCGGTGGAGGGCGTGGCCCTGCTGCTGGGCGTGGACCGCTTCATGTCGGAGGCCCGGGCCATCACCAACGTCATCGGCAACGCCGTGGCGACGCTGGTGGTGTCCAGGTGGGAGGGCGTGCGTGACGACGCCGTCATGCACGCCGAGCTGGCGAGCGGGCCCAAGCCCCTGGAAGGGTTGAACCTGGGCCACGGCACCTGA